The following are encoded in a window of Panicum virgatum strain AP13 chromosome 5N, P.virgatum_v5, whole genome shotgun sequence genomic DNA:
- the LOC120675750 gene encoding V-type proton ATPase 16 kDa proteolipid subunit-like: MSSTFNGDELAPFLGFIGAASALVFSCMGAAYGTAKSGVGVAHMGVMRPELVTKSIVPVVMAGVLGIYGLIVAVMVTSAINPLAKPYYLFDGYVHLASGLSCGISCLASGMAIGIVGDAGVRANAQQPKLFVGMILILIFAEALGLYGLIVGILLSSRAGQSRAN, translated from the exons ATGTCGTCCACGTTCAACGGCGACGAGCTCGCCCCCTTTCTGGGCTTcatcggcgccgcctccgcgctcgTCTTCTCCT GCATGGGCGCGGCGTACGGCACGGCCAAGAGCGGCGTCGGGGTGGCGCACATGGGCGTCATGCGCCCGGAGCTGGTCACCAAGTCCATCGTCCCCGTCGTCATGGCCGGCGTCCTCGGCATCTACGGCCTCATCGTCGCCGTCATGGTCACCTCCGCCATCAACCCCCTCGCCAAGCCCTACTACCTCTTCGACGGCTACGTGCACCTCGCCTCCGGACTCTCCTGCGGCATCTCCTGCCTCGCCTCCGGCATGGCCATCGGCATCGTCGGCGACGCCGGAGTCAGGGCCAACGCGCAGCAGCCCAAGCTGTTCGTCGGCATGatcctcatcctcatcttcGCCGAAGCTCTCGGACTCTACGGTCTCATCGTTGGAATCCTACTCTCCTCGCGCGCCGGCCAATCTCGTGCAAATTAG
- the LOC120675749 gene encoding uncharacterized protein LOC120675749: MDTSRRNKWLAWAVAAVIFVVLMLVTPAIPQNEDYHDFADQRTLFLGIPNTLNVISNIPFFFVGVTGLILCHYKDYFRLSSQGELWSWTLFFAGVTAVAFGSSYYHLNPNDATLVWDRLPMTIAFTSIMAIFIIERVDERAGAKSLAPLVIAGALSILYWSYFDDLRPYAVVQFVPCIAIPVMAIVIPPMYTHSSYWLWAAGFYLLAKVEEAADKPIYKWTHQIVSGHSLKHLCAAMVPVFLALMLAKRTIEPERVSLLNKWKVNWVTVRESYSKDRSAVNVDCNYAAVSNTSEQ, translated from the exons ATGGACACCAGCAGGAGGAACAAGTGGCTGGcctgggcggtggcggccgtcatCTTCGTCGTCCTCATGCTCGTCACGCCCGCCATCCCGCAGAACGAGGACTACCACGACTTCGCCGACCAGCGCACCCTCTTCCTAG GTATCCCCAACACGTTGAATGTGATTTCAAACATCCCCTTCTTTTTTGTGGGTGTCACAGGCCTCATCCTGTGCCATTATAAAGATTACTTCAGGCTCAG CTCACAGGGGGAGCTCTGGAGTTGGACGCTGTTCTTTGCTGGTGTCACCGCTGTTGCTTTTGGTTCTTCCTATTACCATCTCAACCCGAATGATGCCACCCTAGTTTGGGACAGATTGCCG ATGACGATTGCTTTCACCTCGATCATGGCCATTTTCATCATCGAAAGGGTTGATGAAAGAGCAGGAGCAAAGTCCCTAGCACCACTTGTGATTGCTGGTGCCCTGAGCATCCTTTATTGGAG TTACTTTGATGATCTTCGCCCGTATGCAGTAGTTCAGTTTGTTCCATGCATTGCTATACCTGTAATGGCTATAGTAATTCCACCGATGTATACACATTCAAGCTACTGGTTGTGGGCAGCAG GATTTTACCTCCTTGCCAAAGTTGAAGAGGCTGCTGACAAACCTATCTATAAGTGGACTCATCAAATTGTTAGTGGTCATTCTCTTAAGCATCTATGTGCTGCAATGGTACCAGTTTTCTTGGCTCTAATGCTAGCTAAACGGACTATTGAACCAGAAAG GGTAAGCTTGCTCAATAAATGGAAGGTCAATTGGGTTACAGTGAGAGAGAGCTATTCCAAGGATAGGAGTGCAGTTAACGTGGACTGCAACTACGCGGCTGTTTCAAATACATCTGAACAGTAA